The genomic region TCGAAGCTGAATCAGCTCATCCGCGGCGACATGGCGGAGGATCTGACGGATGTGTACGAGAAATACGCCTCCGACAATTTGCGCGAAGTGCTCGAGCAGAACGGCAAGAAGTTGTTCGAACCGGCGATGCGCGACGGGAAAATTTACGCGCTGCCGGCGCCGACGACGATTTACGACTACACGCCGGTACTGTGGGTGCGCAAGGACTGGCGGGAAAAGCTGGGGCTGCCCGAGCCGACGACGATGGAGCAAGTGTTCGACATGGCGGAGAAGTTCACGACCGACGATCCGGACGGCAACGGGAAGAACGATACGCTCGGTTTATACCTCAACAAAGACTTGAACGGCGTAAACTTTATCTTGAACGCGTTCGGCGTCTACCCGGACACGAATAACACGAACGCGAACATGTGGATCAAGGACGCGCAGGGCAATTATTTCAGCGGCTCGACCGATCCGAACGCGAAGCCGGTCTTCGAGCGGTTGGCGAAGCTGTACGCGATGGGGGGCATCGACCGGGAGTTCGCGATCAAGGATGCGGCGAAGGCGAACGAATTGATCGCCTCGAACCAGATCGGCATTTACTTCGGGCAGTTTTTCTCCCCGCTCTGGCCTTTGATCGACTCGAAGAAAAACAACCCGTCGGCGGAATGGGAAGCGTTCTCCGTTCCCGCCGCGGAAGGGAAAGGTCCTTACGTCCCGGGCGTGCCGCATAACGCCTACGGCTGGGTATACGTGAAGGAAGGGTTCGAGCATCCGGAAGCGCTCGTCACGATGATGAACTACATCTCCGACGGGTACGGCGCGCCGTGGCTCGTGGAGGACGGCCCGACTACGTTCCAGCAGACGTACGAGAAAGTGGCGAGCGATCCGAAATACGCGAACAAAGGCTTGAACAACTGGATGCCGCTGCAAATCGCCGGAAACATCAACTGGGGCCCGGTGTTCAAAGAAGCGTTCGACTCCGGCGACAAGGAAGGGCCGGCCGCGAAGCGGGCCGACTACCTGCGCATGTTCCAAGAGGGCATCGACGGCTGGGGCTGGAAGAAGACGTATCTGGAAGGGTACATGAAGACGGAATACGATCAAGTGCGCTACTCCGACTACAGCGGACCGCCGACCGATACGCTAACCAAGACGGAGTCGATTCTCAACAAAGAAAAGCTCGAGGCGTACATCGCCTTCATTATGGGGGCGCGCGAGATCGAGTCGTTCGACGAATTCGTCGCGACGTACAACAAGCTCGGCGGCAGCAAAATCGCCGATGAGATGAAGGCTTACGATAACGAGTAACGCGCGGGCGTTCCGGGGCGACGACGACTCGACGTTCGCCCCCTCCTCTTCCCCGTTCGAAAGAAGAAAGCAGGTGAATCGACGAACATGAGAGGCGCAAAGCTGGGAAAGACGTGGCAGCTGCACGGCATGATGCTGCCGGGCGTCGCGTTGGTATTGGTGTTCATGTATTTGCCGCTGCCGGGCATCGTGCTCGCGTTCAAGGACTTCATCCCGTCCCGGGGCATCTTCGGGTCGGAATGGGTCGGTCTCGAGACGTTCGAGTACATGATGTATTTGCCCGATTCGCTGCAGGTGTTTTGGAACACGCTGAAAATCGCGTTCCTTAAGATCGTATTTAACTTCCCGGTACCGATCTTGGTCGCCGTGCTGCTGAACGAAGTGCGCAAAGCGGCCTTCAAGCGAACCGTGCAGACGATGATCTACCTGCCGCATTTCCTGTCGTGGGTTATTTTGTCGGGCATCTTCATCGACTTGTTTTCCCAGACGGGCATCGTGAATCAAGCGCTCGGGTGGTTCGGCGCGAAGCCGATCTTCTTCATGGGCGATCCGGGGCACTTCATACGCATGTTGGTCGCTACCGACGTGTGGAAAAACTTCGGGTACTCTACGATCATCTACTTGGCCGCGATTACGGGCATCGACGAGTCGCTGTACGAATCGGCGGTGATCGACGGCGCGAACCGGTTCAAACAAGTGCTGCATATCACGCTTCCGAGTCTCGGACCGATCATCTTGCTCGTCCTGACGCTCAGTCTGGGCGGCATCTTGGATGCGGGATTCGACCAAGTGTTCAATATGTACAATCCGCTCGTCTGGTCGACGGCCGACATTATCGACACGTACGTGTACCGTCTGGCCATCGTCGACGCGAACTACAGCTTGGGCACGGCGATCGGTCTGCTCAAGTCCGTCGTCGGCTTCATCCTGATCGTGACCAGCTACCTGCTTGCGAGAAAATATTCCGACTACACGATCTTCTAAGGAGGTGACGGTCATGCCTACGACGACGCGCTCCGCAGGCGGTATCGCTTTCCAAATCGCCAATCACGCGTTCCTCGCGATCGCCGCGGCGCTCTGTCTGTTCCCGGTGCTGCACATCGTCGCCGTATCGTTCAGCGGGGCGGGGCCGGCCGCGGCGAACGCCGTCGTATTATGGCCGGTCGAGTTTACGGTATCGTCTTACGCCTCGTTGTTCTCTAGGGCGCCGTTCCTGGACGCGTTCGGCGTCTCCGCCGTGCGCGTGGCGATCGGCGTCGCGCTCAATACGGCGCTGACGCTGCTGATGGGCTATCCGCTGTCGAAGACGCGGCGGGAGTTCCCCGGGCGTAACCTGTACATGTGGCTGCTCGTGTTCGTCATGCTGTTCAACGCCGGCCTCGTGCCCAACTACTTGCTTATTAAGTCGCTGGGCCTCATCGATTCGATGTGGGCGCTCGTGCTGCCGTCGGCGGTGCCGATTTTCAACGTCATCTTAGTCATGAATTTTATGAAGATGCTCCCGCGCGAAATCGAAGAAGCGGCGTTCATGGACGGCGCGTCGTATTGGGTGTGCTGGCGGACGCTGATTTTGCCGCTGTCGAAGCCCGTCATCGCGACGATCGTTTTATTCAGCTTCGTCATGCATTGGAACGCTTGGTACGACGGGCTCATCTACATGAACGACAACGGGAAGTATCCGCTGCAGACGTACTTGTACACCGTCATTCAGGACCGCGACGTCGCGACGATCGAACAAGCGAACGATTCGGCGACGGTCAACGGCGTCACGCTGAAGGCGGCGCAAATTTTCCTCGCGATGATTCCGATTTTGTTCCTATACCCGTTCTTGCAAAAATATTTTACGAAAGGGATCGTGTTAGGCGCGGTGAAAGGCTGACCTGCGCCGACGACGATGCCGATTCTCGAAACGAGGGATACCGATGCATCAAGCGTTCGAAACGATTCGTTGGGAGAAAGACCCGAGAACTCGG from Paenibacillus antri harbors:
- a CDS encoding extracellular solute-binding protein: MNKWAAGSLSVVLLGTVLSACADPTATQEETAQQGSTEPAAPAASAPPDPYKKFDPPIAMSTLYAIDESNAFPEGEDPENNPMHQLFLDEMGIDVKAKIVTTPSSREEKLQLAITSRDIPDFAIVNQSKLNQLIRGDMAEDLTDVYEKYASDNLREVLEQNGKKLFEPAMRDGKIYALPAPTTIYDYTPVLWVRKDWREKLGLPEPTTMEQVFDMAEKFTTDDPDGNGKNDTLGLYLNKDLNGVNFILNAFGVYPDTNNTNANMWIKDAQGNYFSGSTDPNAKPVFERLAKLYAMGGIDREFAIKDAAKANELIASNQIGIYFGQFFSPLWPLIDSKKNNPSAEWEAFSVPAAEGKGPYVPGVPHNAYGWVYVKEGFEHPEALVTMMNYISDGYGAPWLVEDGPTTFQQTYEKVASDPKYANKGLNNWMPLQIAGNINWGPVFKEAFDSGDKEGPAAKRADYLRMFQEGIDGWGWKKTYLEGYMKTEYDQVRYSDYSGPPTDTLTKTESILNKEKLEAYIAFIMGAREIESFDEFVATYNKLGGSKIADEMKAYDNE
- a CDS encoding ABC transporter permease, producing the protein MRGAKLGKTWQLHGMMLPGVALVLVFMYLPLPGIVLAFKDFIPSRGIFGSEWVGLETFEYMMYLPDSLQVFWNTLKIAFLKIVFNFPVPILVAVLLNEVRKAAFKRTVQTMIYLPHFLSWVILSGIFIDLFSQTGIVNQALGWFGAKPIFFMGDPGHFIRMLVATDVWKNFGYSTIIYLAAITGIDESLYESAVIDGANRFKQVLHITLPSLGPIILLVLTLSLGGILDAGFDQVFNMYNPLVWSTADIIDTYVYRLAIVDANYSLGTAIGLLKSVVGFILIVTSYLLARKYSDYTIF
- a CDS encoding carbohydrate ABC transporter permease — protein: MPTTTRSAGGIAFQIANHAFLAIAAALCLFPVLHIVAVSFSGAGPAAANAVVLWPVEFTVSSYASLFSRAPFLDAFGVSAVRVAIGVALNTALTLLMGYPLSKTRREFPGRNLYMWLLVFVMLFNAGLVPNYLLIKSLGLIDSMWALVLPSAVPIFNVILVMNFMKMLPREIEEAAFMDGASYWVCWRTLILPLSKPVIATIVLFSFVMHWNAWYDGLIYMNDNGKYPLQTYLYTVIQDRDVATIEQANDSATVNGVTLKAAQIFLAMIPILFLYPFLQKYFTKGIVLGAVKG